Proteins from one Portunus trituberculatus isolate SZX2019 chromosome 38, ASM1759143v1, whole genome shotgun sequence genomic window:
- the LOC123515000 gene encoding TBC1 domain family member 5-like isoform X6, with the protein MTDPLTAGLSKDDDTVSVGEEPTNYLSSGASSDQLSLRREDHFSASQPPRLLGGGLPYSAEWAEVCRCVGTPVIQNLGRSGEMRASRFRSVCWMVYLQILPDNHTNWLNVIREERENYETIRLRLMVTPGSHSDEALDPLLNNPLSQDQESPWNQYFEDSELKKLIRQDVVRTFPEVEFFQSTRIRDLMVTVLFCYARQHPQVGYRQGMHEVLAPLIFVLHCDHQAHQHAHEVDPAPNVLQELMDEAYLEHDAFALFEGVMKGLEPWYIVLEHSANPNPRSSMLNAQPFARPQDVGPTNQLVQKLTTIHDTLLQKHDSALYTHLARLEIPPQIYGIRWIRLLFGREFPLQDLLMVWDAIFSDIQPAFPLVDYLTIAMLIFIREPLLSGDYTTCLKFLMRYPAAADVQYIIQLALHLRNPKQYPRPPGYSGLASLHLPTVGGRPDVHRGPQQVAASSSIARSSSVPRTQQGATPKTSDSSEEAPTYGSTVRRLSSPNAFTDPLNAAVIFSNSESKSSNTRTSRGEGGRTLDNSSNNVNSSSAPGTSNRASMVVSGLVRFGGKLGRPRELPVSRHLSIQSPSTPPASTTTEHTAFMTSQVQSVSSASTMKELAVVRSKSVPEGEKEVAPCKLISTQSSEDSEEESSEKKPSTEPESESLSVEDLSAVCLGCAMNLSHHTATLKTRLEQLNVQPDITLRTALDGISEVIDTLSSVQTQVKTSSSSSTSNGQSDGTPALGQSRAQTHPSTS; encoded by the exons ACCCACTGACTGCTGGCCTATCCAAGGATGATGATACGGTGTCAGTAGGTGAGGAGCCCACCAACTACCTCAGTTCAG GGGCCAGCAGTGACCAACTTAGTTTACGTAGGGAGGACCACTTTAGTGCTAGCCAACCTCCTCGGTTACTTGGTGGCGGACTGCCCTACAGTGCTGAGTGGGCTGAAGTGTGTCGCTGTGTTGGGACACCAGTGATTCAAAATTTGGGTCGGAGCGGAGAAATGAGAGCCAGCAGGTTCCGATCAGTTTGCTGGATGGTCTATCTCCAGATTCTACCTGACAATCACACAAAT TGGCTGAACGTGATCAGAGAGGAACGAGAAAACTATGAAACCATCAGACTGCGGTTAATGGTAACACCAGGCAGCCACAGTGATGAGGCACTAGACCCTCTACTGAACAACCCTCTTTCCCAGGACCAGGAG AGTCCTTGGAACCAGTATTTTGAGGACTCAGAACTGAAGAAGCTCATCAGACAGGATGTGGTGCGCACTTTCCCTGAAGTGGAGTTTTTCCAGTCCACTCGCATCCGAGATCTGATGGTGACAGTCCTCTTCTGTTATGCTCGGCAGCACCCTCAGGTTGGCTATAGACAG GGAATGCATGAGGTTCTGGCACCACTGATTTTTGTACTTCACTGTGACCACCAGGCCCACCAGCATGCTCACGAGGTCGATCCAGCTCC GAATGTGCTTCAGGAGTTAATGGATGAAGCATACTTGGAGCATGATGCCTT TGCATTATTTGAAGGTGTGATGAAGGGGCTGGAGCCATGGTACATTGTTTTAGAGCATTCTGCCAACCCTAACCCTCGCTCCTCCATGCTCAATGCCCAGCCATTTGCACGTCCACAG GATGTGGGTCCCACCAACCAGTTAGTCCAGAAGCTGACGACCATCCATGACACACTGTTGCAGAAGCATGACTCAGCACTGTACACTCACCTGGCCCGCCTTGAAATACCACCACAGATATATGGCAT CCGTTGGATTCGTCTTCTGTTTGGACGAGAATTTCCTCTGCAGGACCTCCTCATGGTATGGGATGCCATCTTCTCAGACATCCAACCTGCATTTCCCCTAGTGGACTACCTCACTATAGCCATGCTGATCTTCATTAGGGAGCCAT TATTATCTGGTGATTATACAACCTGCCTCAAGTTCTTGATGCGCTACCCCGCAGCGGCTGATGTCCAATACATTATTCAACTTGCTCTTCACCTTCGTAACCCCAAG CAGTACCCCAGGCCACCAGGTTACTCTGGTTTGGCTTCCCTCCACTTACCCACAGTGGGTGGTCGCCCAGATGTGCATCGTGGTCCCCAGCAAGTAGCAGCATCATCCAGCATTGCCCGGTCATCCAGTGTACCACGCACCCAGCAAGGGGCAACACCAAAGACCAGTGATTCCTCAGAGGAGGCCCCAACCTATGGCAGTACAGTGCGAAGACTCTCCTCTCCCAATGCCTTTACTGATCCTCTCAATG CGGCTGTGATCTTCAGTAATAGTGAAAGTAAAAGTAGCAACACACGAACCagtagaggtgaaggaggaagaaccttagacaatagcagcaacaatgTGAACAGTAGCAGTGCACCTGGGACCAGCAACCGTGCCAGCATGGTGGTGTCAGGGTTGGTGAGATTTGGAGGCAAGCTTGGCCGTCCCAGGGAGTTACCTGTTTCTCGACACCTTTCCATCCAGTCTCCTTCTACTCCACCAGCCAGCACAACTACTGAACACA CTGCATTCATGACTTCTCAAGTACAAAGTGTTTCATCAGCATCAACTATGAAAGAACTTGCTGTGGTAAGAAGCAAATCAGTaccagaaggagagaaggaggtggcaCCTTGCAAGCTTATCAGTACACAATCCTCTGAGGACAGTGAAGAAGAGAGCTCTGAAAAGAAACCCTCAACTGAACCAGAGTCAGAG AGTCTGAGTGTTGAAGATTTGTCAGCTGTGTGTCTTGGCTGTGCCATGAACCTCTCTCATCACACAGCCACTCTTAAGACAAGACTGGAGCAGCTCAACGTGCAACCAGATATTACCTTACGTACTGCTCTAGATGGCATCTCTGAG GTGATAGATACTCTGTCAAGTGTGCAAACTCAAGTAAAAACTtcaagcagtagtagtacatcCAATGGGCAGAGTGATGGGACTCCAGCTCTTGGCCAGTCTAGAGCTCAGACTCATCCTTCCACCTCATGA
- the LOC123515000 gene encoding TBC1 domain family member 5-like isoform X4 → MTDPLTAGLSKDDDTVSVGEEPTNYLSSGASSDQLSLRREDHFSASQPPRLLGGGLPYSAEWAEVCRCVGTPVIQNLGRSGEMRASRFRSVCWMVYLQILPDNHTNWLNVIREERENYETIRLRLMVTPGSHSDEALDPLLNNPLSQDQESPWNQYFEDSELKKLIRQDVVRTFPEVEFFQSTRIRDLMVTVLFCYARQHPQVGYRQGMHEVLAPLIFVLHCDHQAHQHAHEVDPAPNVLQELMDEAYLEHDAFALFEGVMKGLEPWYIVLEHSANPNPRSSMLNAQPFARPQDVGPTNQLVQKLTTIHDTLLQKHDSALYTHLARLEIPPQIYGIRWIRLLFGREFPLQDLLMVWDAIFSDIQPAFPLVDYLTIAMLIFIREPLLSGDYTTCLKFLMRYPAAADVQYIIQLALHLRNPKQYPRPPGYSGLASLHLPTVGGRPDVHRGPQQVAASSSIARSSSVPRTQQGATPKTSDSSEEAPTYGSTVRRLSSPNAFTDPLNAAVIFSNSESKSSNTRTSRGEGGRTLDNSSNNVNSSSAPGTSNRASMVVSGLVRFGGKLGRPRELPVSRHLSIQSPSTPPASTTTEHTAFMTSQVQSVSSASTMKELAVVRSKSVPEGEKEVAPCKLISTQSSEDSEEESSEKKPSTEPESEVRKDTYIPVLVKSLSVEDLSAVCLGCAMNLSHHTATLKTRLEQLNVQPDITLRTALDGISEVIDTLSSVQTQVKTSSSSSTSNGQSDGTPALGQSRAQTHPSTS, encoded by the exons ACCCACTGACTGCTGGCCTATCCAAGGATGATGATACGGTGTCAGTAGGTGAGGAGCCCACCAACTACCTCAGTTCAG GGGCCAGCAGTGACCAACTTAGTTTACGTAGGGAGGACCACTTTAGTGCTAGCCAACCTCCTCGGTTACTTGGTGGCGGACTGCCCTACAGTGCTGAGTGGGCTGAAGTGTGTCGCTGTGTTGGGACACCAGTGATTCAAAATTTGGGTCGGAGCGGAGAAATGAGAGCCAGCAGGTTCCGATCAGTTTGCTGGATGGTCTATCTCCAGATTCTACCTGACAATCACACAAAT TGGCTGAACGTGATCAGAGAGGAACGAGAAAACTATGAAACCATCAGACTGCGGTTAATGGTAACACCAGGCAGCCACAGTGATGAGGCACTAGACCCTCTACTGAACAACCCTCTTTCCCAGGACCAGGAG AGTCCTTGGAACCAGTATTTTGAGGACTCAGAACTGAAGAAGCTCATCAGACAGGATGTGGTGCGCACTTTCCCTGAAGTGGAGTTTTTCCAGTCCACTCGCATCCGAGATCTGATGGTGACAGTCCTCTTCTGTTATGCTCGGCAGCACCCTCAGGTTGGCTATAGACAG GGAATGCATGAGGTTCTGGCACCACTGATTTTTGTACTTCACTGTGACCACCAGGCCCACCAGCATGCTCACGAGGTCGATCCAGCTCC GAATGTGCTTCAGGAGTTAATGGATGAAGCATACTTGGAGCATGATGCCTT TGCATTATTTGAAGGTGTGATGAAGGGGCTGGAGCCATGGTACATTGTTTTAGAGCATTCTGCCAACCCTAACCCTCGCTCCTCCATGCTCAATGCCCAGCCATTTGCACGTCCACAG GATGTGGGTCCCACCAACCAGTTAGTCCAGAAGCTGACGACCATCCATGACACACTGTTGCAGAAGCATGACTCAGCACTGTACACTCACCTGGCCCGCCTTGAAATACCACCACAGATATATGGCAT CCGTTGGATTCGTCTTCTGTTTGGACGAGAATTTCCTCTGCAGGACCTCCTCATGGTATGGGATGCCATCTTCTCAGACATCCAACCTGCATTTCCCCTAGTGGACTACCTCACTATAGCCATGCTGATCTTCATTAGGGAGCCAT TATTATCTGGTGATTATACAACCTGCCTCAAGTTCTTGATGCGCTACCCCGCAGCGGCTGATGTCCAATACATTATTCAACTTGCTCTTCACCTTCGTAACCCCAAG CAGTACCCCAGGCCACCAGGTTACTCTGGTTTGGCTTCCCTCCACTTACCCACAGTGGGTGGTCGCCCAGATGTGCATCGTGGTCCCCAGCAAGTAGCAGCATCATCCAGCATTGCCCGGTCATCCAGTGTACCACGCACCCAGCAAGGGGCAACACCAAAGACCAGTGATTCCTCAGAGGAGGCCCCAACCTATGGCAGTACAGTGCGAAGACTCTCCTCTCCCAATGCCTTTACTGATCCTCTCAATG CGGCTGTGATCTTCAGTAATAGTGAAAGTAAAAGTAGCAACACACGAACCagtagaggtgaaggaggaagaaccttagacaatagcagcaacaatgTGAACAGTAGCAGTGCACCTGGGACCAGCAACCGTGCCAGCATGGTGGTGTCAGGGTTGGTGAGATTTGGAGGCAAGCTTGGCCGTCCCAGGGAGTTACCTGTTTCTCGACACCTTTCCATCCAGTCTCCTTCTACTCCACCAGCCAGCACAACTACTGAACACA CTGCATTCATGACTTCTCAAGTACAAAGTGTTTCATCAGCATCAACTATGAAAGAACTTGCTGTGGTAAGAAGCAAATCAGTaccagaaggagagaaggaggtggcaCCTTGCAAGCTTATCAGTACACAATCCTCTGAGGACAGTGAAGAAGAGAGCTCTGAAAAGAAACCCTCAACTGAACCAGAGTCAGAGGTGAGGAAAGATACTTACATCCCAGTGCTTGTGAAG AGTCTGAGTGTTGAAGATTTGTCAGCTGTGTGTCTTGGCTGTGCCATGAACCTCTCTCATCACACAGCCACTCTTAAGACAAGACTGGAGCAGCTCAACGTGCAACCAGATATTACCTTACGTACTGCTCTAGATGGCATCTCTGAG GTGATAGATACTCTGTCAAGTGTGCAAACTCAAGTAAAAACTtcaagcagtagtagtacatcCAATGGGCAGAGTGATGGGACTCCAGCTCTTGGCCAGTCTAGAGCTCAGACTCATCCTTCCACCTCATGA
- the LOC123515000 gene encoding TBC1 domain family member 5-like isoform X5, translating to MERFRPLIAQSSNFIDPLTAGLSKDDDTVSVGEEPTNYLSSGASSDQLSLRREDHFSASQPPRLLGGGLPYSAEWAEVCRCVGTPVIQNLGRSGEMRASRFRSVCWMVYLQILPDNHTNWLNVIREERENYETIRLRLMVTPGSHSDEALDPLLNNPLSQDQESPWNQYFEDSELKKLIRQDVVRTFPEVEFFQSTRIRDLMVTVLFCYARQHPQVGYRQGMHEVLAPLIFVLHCDHQAHQHAHEVDPAPNVLQELMDEAYLEHDAFALFEGVMKGLEPWYIVLEHSANPNPRSSMLNAQPFARPQDVGPTNQLVQKLTTIHDTLLQKHDSALYTHLARLEIPPQIYGIRWIRLLFGREFPLQDLLMVWDAIFSDIQPAFPLVDYLTIAMLIFIREPLLSGDYTTCLKFLMRYPAAADVQYIIQLALHLRNPKQYPRPPGYSGLASLHLPTVGGRPDVHRGPQQVAASSSIARSSSVPRTQQGATPKTSDSSEEAPTYGSTVRRLSSPNAFTDPLNAAVIFSNSESKSSNTRTSRGEGGRTLDNSSNNVNSSSAPGTSNRASMVVSGLVRFGGKLGRPRELPVSRHLSIQSPSTPPASTTTEHTSTMKELAVVRSKSVPEGEKEVAPCKLISTQSSEDSEEESSEKKPSTEPESEVRKDTYIPVLVKSLSVEDLSAVCLGCAMNLSHHTATLKTRLEQLNVQPDITLRTALDGISEVIDTLSSVQTQVKTSSSSSTSNGQSDGTPALGQSRAQTHPSTS from the exons ACCCACTGACTGCTGGCCTATCCAAGGATGATGATACGGTGTCAGTAGGTGAGGAGCCCACCAACTACCTCAGTTCAG GGGCCAGCAGTGACCAACTTAGTTTACGTAGGGAGGACCACTTTAGTGCTAGCCAACCTCCTCGGTTACTTGGTGGCGGACTGCCCTACAGTGCTGAGTGGGCTGAAGTGTGTCGCTGTGTTGGGACACCAGTGATTCAAAATTTGGGTCGGAGCGGAGAAATGAGAGCCAGCAGGTTCCGATCAGTTTGCTGGATGGTCTATCTCCAGATTCTACCTGACAATCACACAAAT TGGCTGAACGTGATCAGAGAGGAACGAGAAAACTATGAAACCATCAGACTGCGGTTAATGGTAACACCAGGCAGCCACAGTGATGAGGCACTAGACCCTCTACTGAACAACCCTCTTTCCCAGGACCAGGAG AGTCCTTGGAACCAGTATTTTGAGGACTCAGAACTGAAGAAGCTCATCAGACAGGATGTGGTGCGCACTTTCCCTGAAGTGGAGTTTTTCCAGTCCACTCGCATCCGAGATCTGATGGTGACAGTCCTCTTCTGTTATGCTCGGCAGCACCCTCAGGTTGGCTATAGACAG GGAATGCATGAGGTTCTGGCACCACTGATTTTTGTACTTCACTGTGACCACCAGGCCCACCAGCATGCTCACGAGGTCGATCCAGCTCC GAATGTGCTTCAGGAGTTAATGGATGAAGCATACTTGGAGCATGATGCCTT TGCATTATTTGAAGGTGTGATGAAGGGGCTGGAGCCATGGTACATTGTTTTAGAGCATTCTGCCAACCCTAACCCTCGCTCCTCCATGCTCAATGCCCAGCCATTTGCACGTCCACAG GATGTGGGTCCCACCAACCAGTTAGTCCAGAAGCTGACGACCATCCATGACACACTGTTGCAGAAGCATGACTCAGCACTGTACACTCACCTGGCCCGCCTTGAAATACCACCACAGATATATGGCAT CCGTTGGATTCGTCTTCTGTTTGGACGAGAATTTCCTCTGCAGGACCTCCTCATGGTATGGGATGCCATCTTCTCAGACATCCAACCTGCATTTCCCCTAGTGGACTACCTCACTATAGCCATGCTGATCTTCATTAGGGAGCCAT TATTATCTGGTGATTATACAACCTGCCTCAAGTTCTTGATGCGCTACCCCGCAGCGGCTGATGTCCAATACATTATTCAACTTGCTCTTCACCTTCGTAACCCCAAG CAGTACCCCAGGCCACCAGGTTACTCTGGTTTGGCTTCCCTCCACTTACCCACAGTGGGTGGTCGCCCAGATGTGCATCGTGGTCCCCAGCAAGTAGCAGCATCATCCAGCATTGCCCGGTCATCCAGTGTACCACGCACCCAGCAAGGGGCAACACCAAAGACCAGTGATTCCTCAGAGGAGGCCCCAACCTATGGCAGTACAGTGCGAAGACTCTCCTCTCCCAATGCCTTTACTGATCCTCTCAATG CGGCTGTGATCTTCAGTAATAGTGAAAGTAAAAGTAGCAACACACGAACCagtagaggtgaaggaggaagaaccttagacaatagcagcaacaatgTGAACAGTAGCAGTGCACCTGGGACCAGCAACCGTGCCAGCATGGTGGTGTCAGGGTTGGTGAGATTTGGAGGCAAGCTTGGCCGTCCCAGGGAGTTACCTGTTTCTCGACACCTTTCCATCCAGTCTCCTTCTACTCCACCAGCCAGCACAACTACTGAACACA CATCAACTATGAAAGAACTTGCTGTGGTAAGAAGCAAATCAGTaccagaaggagagaaggaggtggcaCCTTGCAAGCTTATCAGTACACAATCCTCTGAGGACAGTGAAGAAGAGAGCTCTGAAAAGAAACCCTCAACTGAACCAGAGTCAGAGGTGAGGAAAGATACTTACATCCCAGTGCTTGTGAAG AGTCTGAGTGTTGAAGATTTGTCAGCTGTGTGTCTTGGCTGTGCCATGAACCTCTCTCATCACACAGCCACTCTTAAGACAAGACTGGAGCAGCTCAACGTGCAACCAGATATTACCTTACGTACTGCTCTAGATGGCATCTCTGAG GTGATAGATACTCTGTCAAGTGTGCAAACTCAAGTAAAAACTtcaagcagtagtagtacatcCAATGGGCAGAGTGATGGGACTCCAGCTCTTGGCCAGTCTAGAGCTCAGACTCATCCTTCCACCTCATGA
- the LOC123515000 gene encoding TBC1 domain family member 5-like isoform X1, with translation MERFRPLIAQSSNFIDPLTAGLSKDDDTVSVGEEPTNYLSSGASSDQLSLRREDHFSASQPPRLLGGGLPYSAEWAEVCRCVGTPVIQNLGRSGEMRASRFRSVCWMVYLQILPDNHTNWLNVIREERENYETIRLRLMVTPGSHSDEALDPLLNNPLSQDQESPWNQYFEDSELKKLIRQDVVRTFPEVEFFQSTRIRDLMVTVLFCYARQHPQVGYRQGMHEVLAPLIFVLHCDHQAHQHAHEVDPAPNVLQELMDEAYLEHDAFALFEGVMKGLEPWYIVLEHSANPNPRSSMLNAQPFARPQDVGPTNQLVQKLTTIHDTLLQKHDSALYTHLARLEIPPQIYGIRWIRLLFGREFPLQDLLMVWDAIFSDIQPAFPLVDYLTIAMLIFIREPLLSGDYTTCLKFLMRYPAAADVQYIIQLALHLRNPKQYPRPPGYSGLASLHLPTVGGRPDVHRGPQQVAASSSIARSSSVPRTQQGATPKTSDSSEEAPTYGSTVRRLSSPNAFTDPLNAAVIFSNSESKSSNTRTSRGEGGRTLDNSSNNVNSSSAPGTSNRASMVVSGLVRFGGKLGRPRELPVSRHLSIQSPSTPPASTTTEHTAFMTSQVQSVSSASTMKELAVVRSKSVPEGEKEVAPCKLISTQSSEDSEEESSEKKPSTEPESEVRKDTYIPVLVKSLSVEDLSAVCLGCAMNLSHHTATLKTRLEQLNVQPDITLRTALDGISEVIDTLSSVQTQVKTSSSSSTSNGQSDGTPALGQSRAQTHPSTS, from the exons ACCCACTGACTGCTGGCCTATCCAAGGATGATGATACGGTGTCAGTAGGTGAGGAGCCCACCAACTACCTCAGTTCAG GGGCCAGCAGTGACCAACTTAGTTTACGTAGGGAGGACCACTTTAGTGCTAGCCAACCTCCTCGGTTACTTGGTGGCGGACTGCCCTACAGTGCTGAGTGGGCTGAAGTGTGTCGCTGTGTTGGGACACCAGTGATTCAAAATTTGGGTCGGAGCGGAGAAATGAGAGCCAGCAGGTTCCGATCAGTTTGCTGGATGGTCTATCTCCAGATTCTACCTGACAATCACACAAAT TGGCTGAACGTGATCAGAGAGGAACGAGAAAACTATGAAACCATCAGACTGCGGTTAATGGTAACACCAGGCAGCCACAGTGATGAGGCACTAGACCCTCTACTGAACAACCCTCTTTCCCAGGACCAGGAG AGTCCTTGGAACCAGTATTTTGAGGACTCAGAACTGAAGAAGCTCATCAGACAGGATGTGGTGCGCACTTTCCCTGAAGTGGAGTTTTTCCAGTCCACTCGCATCCGAGATCTGATGGTGACAGTCCTCTTCTGTTATGCTCGGCAGCACCCTCAGGTTGGCTATAGACAG GGAATGCATGAGGTTCTGGCACCACTGATTTTTGTACTTCACTGTGACCACCAGGCCCACCAGCATGCTCACGAGGTCGATCCAGCTCC GAATGTGCTTCAGGAGTTAATGGATGAAGCATACTTGGAGCATGATGCCTT TGCATTATTTGAAGGTGTGATGAAGGGGCTGGAGCCATGGTACATTGTTTTAGAGCATTCTGCCAACCCTAACCCTCGCTCCTCCATGCTCAATGCCCAGCCATTTGCACGTCCACAG GATGTGGGTCCCACCAACCAGTTAGTCCAGAAGCTGACGACCATCCATGACACACTGTTGCAGAAGCATGACTCAGCACTGTACACTCACCTGGCCCGCCTTGAAATACCACCACAGATATATGGCAT CCGTTGGATTCGTCTTCTGTTTGGACGAGAATTTCCTCTGCAGGACCTCCTCATGGTATGGGATGCCATCTTCTCAGACATCCAACCTGCATTTCCCCTAGTGGACTACCTCACTATAGCCATGCTGATCTTCATTAGGGAGCCAT TATTATCTGGTGATTATACAACCTGCCTCAAGTTCTTGATGCGCTACCCCGCAGCGGCTGATGTCCAATACATTATTCAACTTGCTCTTCACCTTCGTAACCCCAAG CAGTACCCCAGGCCACCAGGTTACTCTGGTTTGGCTTCCCTCCACTTACCCACAGTGGGTGGTCGCCCAGATGTGCATCGTGGTCCCCAGCAAGTAGCAGCATCATCCAGCATTGCCCGGTCATCCAGTGTACCACGCACCCAGCAAGGGGCAACACCAAAGACCAGTGATTCCTCAGAGGAGGCCCCAACCTATGGCAGTACAGTGCGAAGACTCTCCTCTCCCAATGCCTTTACTGATCCTCTCAATG CGGCTGTGATCTTCAGTAATAGTGAAAGTAAAAGTAGCAACACACGAACCagtagaggtgaaggaggaagaaccttagacaatagcagcaacaatgTGAACAGTAGCAGTGCACCTGGGACCAGCAACCGTGCCAGCATGGTGGTGTCAGGGTTGGTGAGATTTGGAGGCAAGCTTGGCCGTCCCAGGGAGTTACCTGTTTCTCGACACCTTTCCATCCAGTCTCCTTCTACTCCACCAGCCAGCACAACTACTGAACACA CTGCATTCATGACTTCTCAAGTACAAAGTGTTTCATCAGCATCAACTATGAAAGAACTTGCTGTGGTAAGAAGCAAATCAGTaccagaaggagagaaggaggtggcaCCTTGCAAGCTTATCAGTACACAATCCTCTGAGGACAGTGAAGAAGAGAGCTCTGAAAAGAAACCCTCAACTGAACCAGAGTCAGAGGTGAGGAAAGATACTTACATCCCAGTGCTTGTGAAG AGTCTGAGTGTTGAAGATTTGTCAGCTGTGTGTCTTGGCTGTGCCATGAACCTCTCTCATCACACAGCCACTCTTAAGACAAGACTGGAGCAGCTCAACGTGCAACCAGATATTACCTTACGTACTGCTCTAGATGGCATCTCTGAG GTGATAGATACTCTGTCAAGTGTGCAAACTCAAGTAAAAACTtcaagcagtagtagtacatcCAATGGGCAGAGTGATGGGACTCCAGCTCTTGGCCAGTCTAGAGCTCAGACTCATCCTTCCACCTCATGA